A region of Arabidopsis thaliana chromosome 5, partial sequence DNA encodes the following proteins:
- a CDS encoding hypothetical protein (DUF581) (Protein of unknown function (DUF581); CONTAINS InterPro DOMAIN/s: Protein of unknown function DUF581 (InterPro:IPR007650); BEST Arabidopsis thaliana protein match is: Protein of unknown function (DUF581) (TAIR:AT4G17670.1); Has 1807 Blast hits to 1807 proteins in 277 species: Archae - 0; Bacteria - 0; Metazoa - 736; Fungi - 347; Plants - 385; Viruses - 0; Other Eukaryotes - 339 (source: NCBI BLink).) → MELSSRKPYFIEEEEEENLASSLSEMEAGFSGNNNNSNNHGNPQNGVVSSSRFSYGRLNSLRNSQSYYYNQYSVSSPRSVVSGRFHDFRFDIQQPHFLDSCFLCKKPLGDNRDIYMYRGDTPFCSEECRQEQIERDEAKEKKQNLSHSVKSAMRRKEQSSPTRSRDYAFHNGTVAAA, encoded by the exons atggagctTTCATCGAGAAAGCCTTATTtcattgaggaagaagaagaagagaatttggcttcttctttatcaGAAATGGAAGCTGGGTTTTCTGgtaacaataataatagtaataacCATGGAAATCCCCAAAACGGTGTCGTTTCTTCAAGCCGTTTCTCTTACGGTAGATTAAACAGTCTTAGGAACAGTCAGAGTTATTATTACAATCAATACTCTGTTTCGTCTCCGAGATCTGTTGTGTCTGGAAGATTTCATGATTTCAGATTCGATATTCAACAACCTCATTTCTTGGACTCGTGTTTCCTCTGTAAGAAACCTCTTGGTGATAACAGAGACATCTACATGTACAG AGGAGATACACCGTTTTGCAGTGAAGAGTGTAGACAAGAacagatagagagagatgaagcaaaagagaagaaacagaatctGTCTCATTCGGTGAAATCAGCTATGCGGAGGAAAGAACAATCTTCACCAACTAGATCTCGTGATTATGCTTTTCACAATGGAACTGTTGCTGCtgcttaa
- a CDS encoding Protein kinase superfamily protein (Protein kinase superfamily protein; FUNCTIONS IN: protein serine/threonine kinase activity, protein kinase activity, kinase activity, ATP binding; INVOLVED IN: protein amino acid phosphorylation; LOCATED IN: plasma membrane; EXPRESSED IN: 22 plant structures; EXPRESSED DURING: 13 growth stages; CONTAINS InterPro DOMAIN/s: Protein kinase, ATP binding site (InterPro:IPR017441), Protein kinase, catalytic domain (InterPro:IPR000719), Serine/threonine-protein kinase-like domain (InterPro:IPR017442), Protein kinase-like domain (InterPro:IPR011009), Serine/threonine-protein kinase, active site (InterPro:IPR008271); BEST Arabidopsis thaliana protein match is: Protein kinase superfamily protein (TAIR:AT4G17660.1); Has 1807 Blast hits to 1807 proteins in 277 species: Archae - 0; Bacteria - 0; Metazoa - 736; Fungi - 347; Plants - 385; Viruses - 0; Other Eukaryotes - 339 (source: NCBI BLink).) produces the protein MNCLFLFKSKKPRKQQKDNNKNKRKGKELLQNSAPELTNRSETSSFNLQTPRSLPSPRSIKDLYTEREQNLRVFSYEELSKATYVFSRKLVIGEGGFGIVYKGKILSNGDSSDPPLVVAIKKLNRQGLQGHKQWLAEVQFLGVVNHPNVVKLIGYCSEDGETGIERLLVYEYMSNRSLEDHLFPRRSHTLPWKKRLEIMLGAAEGLTYLHDLKVIYRDFKSSNVLLDDQFCPKLSDFGLAREGPDGDNTHVTTARVGTHGYAAPEYVQTGHLRLKSDVYSFGVVLYEIITGRRTIERNKPVAERRLLDWVKEYPADSQRFSMIVDPRLRNNYPAAGARSLAKLADLCLKKNDKERPTMEIVVERLKKIIEESDSEDYPMATTTTKESSQVRRRQVAKPEKQSLRGVSVRG, from the exons ATGAACTGTCTGTTCTTgttcaaatcaaagaaacccAGAAAGCAACAGaaagacaacaacaagaacaaaagaaaaggtaaagaGTTGTTACAAAACTCAGCTCCAGAACTGACGAATCGGAGTGAAACGTCTTCGTTTAATCTCCAGACACCAAGATCGTTGCCTTCTCCAAGAAGTATCAAAGATTTGTATacagagagagaacaaaatcttAGGGTTTTTTCTTACGAAGAACTCAGTAAAGCCACTTATGTGTTTAGCAGAAAGCTTGTGATCGGTGAAGGTGGATTTGGTATTGTTTATAAAGGAAAGATTCTCAGCAATGGAGATTCTTCTGATCCTCCACTTGTCGTTGCCATCAAGAAACTCAATCGACAAGGTTTACAG GGTCACAAGCAATGGCTAGCAGAGGTTCAGTTTCTTGGAGTAGTGAATCATCCGAACGTTGTGAAGCTCATAGGTTATTGCTCGGAAGACGGCGAGACCGGGATCGAGAGGCTTTTGGTTTATGAGTACATGTCGAATCGAAGTTTAGAAGACCATCTCTTCCCTCGTCGATCACACACATTACCGTGGAAAAAAAGACTCGAGATCATGCTTGGTGCTGCTGAAGGATTGACTTATTTACATGATCTTAAG GTGATATATAGAGATTTCAAATCCTCTAATGTGCTTTTAGACGATCAATTCTGTCCAAAATTATCGGACTTTGGGCTTGCCAGAGAAGGACCTGATGGCGACAATACTCATGTCACTACCGCA AGAGTTGGAACACACGGCTATGCGGCTCCGGAATACGTGCAAACAGGTCATCTTCGGTTAAAGAGCGACGTCTATAGCTTCGGTGTTGTGCTCTACGAGATCATAACCGGACGCAGAACCATTGAGAGGAACAAGCCAGTGGCTGAACGAAGGCTATTGGATTGGGTCAAAGAGTATCCTGCTGATAGTCAACGTTTCAGCATGATCGTTGACCCTCGGTTACGCAACAATTATCCAGCTGCTGGAGCTAGGAGTTTGGCTAAATTGGCTGATCTTTGCCTGAAAAAGAACGATAAAGAGCGACCTACGATGGAAATTGTAGTGGAAAGATTGAAAAAGATTATCGAAGAATCGGATAGTGAAGATTATCCGATGGCTACGACTACGACCAAGGAAAGTAGTCAGGTAAGGAGGAGACAAGTTGCAAAACCTGAGAAACAAAGTTTGAGAGGGGTTAGTGTCAGAGGATGA
- the LCR20 gene encoding low-molecular-weight cysteine-rich 20 (low-molecular-weight cysteine-rich 20 (LCR20); LOCATED IN: endomembrane system; CONTAINS InterPro DOMAIN/s: S locus-related glycoprotein 1 binding pollen coat (InterPro:IPR010851); BEST Arabidopsis thaliana protein match is: low-molecular-weight cysteine-rich 6 (TAIR:AT5G47077.1); Has 49 Blast hits to 49 proteins in 3 species: Archae - 0; Bacteria - 0; Metazoa - 0; Fungi - 0; Plants - 49; Viruses - 0; Other Eukaryotes - 0 (source: NCBI BLink).), which yields MTKSTFLFVYIILILGSMVNEIQGQNAICQKFLSETDCGAGSCTALCLQLWKGIGKCIKTDDHKLLCLCKYECIV from the exons ATGACTAAATCCacctttctttttgtctacATCATCCTTATTCTAG GATCAATGGTGAATGAGATTCAAGGACAAAACGCAATATGTCAAAAGTTTTTATCGGAAACTGATTGTGGTGCTGGCTCGTGTACCGCGTTGTGCTTGCAGTTATGGAAAGGAATTGGCAAATGTATTAAAACAGATGATCATAAATTATTATGCCTCTGCAAATATGAGTGcatagtttga
- the LCR6 gene encoding low-molecular-weight cysteine-rich 6 (low-molecular-weight cysteine-rich 6 (LCR6); LOCATED IN: endomembrane system; CONTAINS InterPro DOMAIN/s: S locus-related glycoprotein 1 binding pollen coat (InterPro:IPR010851); BEST Arabidopsis thaliana protein match is: low-molecular-weight cysteine-rich 20 (TAIR:AT5G47075.1); Has 62 Blast hits to 62 proteins in 5 species: Archae - 0; Bacteria - 0; Metazoa - 0; Fungi - 0; Plants - 62; Viruses - 0; Other Eukaryotes - 0 (source: NCBI BLink).) produces MSKSTFLFVYIILILGSMVNEIQGQHAMCHEILPETDCGAGSCTALCLQLWRGTGKCVRTNDQKLICLCNFECIV; encoded by the exons ATGAGTAAATCCacctttctttttgtctacATCATCCTTattctag GATCGATGGTGAATGAGATTCAAGGACAACATGCAATGTGTCATGAGATTTTACCGGAAACTGATTGTGGTGCTGGTTCGTGTACCGCTTTATGCTTACAGTTATGGAGAGGAACCGGCAAATGTGTTAGAACAAATGATCAGAAATTAATATGTCTCTGCAATTTTGAGTGcattgtttga
- the CKB1 gene encoding casein kinase II beta chain 1 (casein kinase II beta chain 1 (CKB1); CONTAINS InterPro DOMAIN/s: Casein kinase II, regulatory subunit, alpha-helical (InterPro:IPR016149), Casein kinase II, regulatory subunit, beta-sheet (InterPro:IPR016150), Casein kinase II, regulatory subunit (InterPro:IPR000704); BEST Arabidopsis thaliana protein match is: casein kinase II beta chain 2 (TAIR:AT4G17640.1); Has 1807 Blast hits to 1807 proteins in 277 species: Archae - 0; Bacteria - 0; Metazoa - 736; Fungi - 347; Plants - 385; Viruses - 0; Other Eukaryotes - 339 (source: NCBI BLink).) → MYRDRGTVNSRPEVVDRKRINDALERPSPSTSRQVNGKGKGTVTAATTTANLIGKQQSNNINHRDSRSASLSKNNTVSDDESDTDSEESDVSGSDGEDTSWISWFCNLRGNEFFCEVDDDYIQDDFNLCGLSSLVPYYEYALDLILDVESSQGEMFTEEQNELIESAAEMLYGLIHARYILTSKGLAAMLDKYKNYDFGRCPRVYCCGQPCLPVGQSDLPRSSTVKIYCPKCEDIYYPRSKYQGNIDGAYFGTTFPHLFLMTYGHLKPAKATQNYVQRVFGFKLHKP, encoded by the exons ATGTATAGAGACAGAGGAACGGTGAATTCGAGACCTGAAGTTGTGGATCGTAAACGGATCAACGACGCTCTTGAACGTCCTTCTCCTTCAACCTCTCGTCAAGTTAACGGCAAAGGCAAAGGAACCGTTACGGCGGCGACGACGACGGCGAACTTGATTGGGAAGCAGCAGTCGAATAACATCAACCATAGAGATTCTCGTTCTGCTTCTCTCTCGAAGAACAATACGGTTTCTGATG ATGAATCAGACACAGATAGTGAAGAATCAGATGTGAGTGGTTCTGATGGAGAGGACACTTCATGGATATCTTGGTTTTGTAATCTAAGAGGAAACGAGTTCTTTTGtgaagttgatgatgattaCATTCAAGATGACTTCAACTTGTGTGGACTCAGCAGTCTAGTTCCCTACTACGAGTACGctcttgatttgattttggatgtTGAATCTTCTCAAG GAGAGATGTTTACAGAGGAACAGAATGAATTGATCGAGTCAGCAGCTGAGATGTTGTATGGACTGATTCATGCTCGTTACATATTGACTAGCAAAGGATTGGCAGCAATG TTagacaaatacaaaaactatgACTTTGGAAGATGTCCAAGAGTTTATTGCTGTGGCCAACCTTGTCTTCCGGTTGGTCAATCAGACTTACCGCGATCTAGCACTGTGAAGATATATTGCCCGAAATGCGAAGACATTTATTACCCACGATCAAAGTATCAAGGCA ACATTGATGGAGCTTACTTTGGGACAACGTTTCCACATCTGTTCCTGATGACTTATGGGCATCTCAAGCCAGCGAAGGCAACACAAAACTATGTTCAAAGAGTGTTTGGGTTCAAATTACACAAACCGTGA
- the CKB1 gene encoding casein kinase II beta chain 1 (casein kinase II beta chain 1 (CKB1); CONTAINS InterPro DOMAIN/s: Casein kinase II, regulatory subunit, alpha-helical (InterPro:IPR016149), Casein kinase II, regulatory subunit, beta-sheet (InterPro:IPR016150), Casein kinase II, regulatory subunit (InterPro:IPR000704); BEST Arabidopsis thaliana protein match is: casein kinase II beta chain 2 (TAIR:AT4G17640.2).), which yields MYRDRGTVNSRPEVVDRKRINDALERPSPSTSRQVNGKGKGTVTAATTTANLIGKQQSNNINHRDSRSASLSKNNTVSDDESDTDSEESDVSGSDGEDTSWISWFCNLRGNEFFCEVDDDYIQDDFNLCGLSSLVPYYEYALDLILDVESSQEEQNELIESAAEMLYGLIHARYILTSKGLAAMLDKYKNYDFGRCPRVYCCGQPCLPVGQSDLPRSSTVKIYCPKCEDIYYPRSKYQGNIDGAYFGTTFPHLFLMTYGHLKPAKATQNYVQRVFGFKLHKP from the exons ATGTATAGAGACAGAGGAACGGTGAATTCGAGACCTGAAGTTGTGGATCGTAAACGGATCAACGACGCTCTTGAACGTCCTTCTCCTTCAACCTCTCGTCAAGTTAACGGCAAAGGCAAAGGAACCGTTACGGCGGCGACGACGACGGCGAACTTGATTGGGAAGCAGCAGTCGAATAACATCAACCATAGAGATTCTCGTTCTGCTTCTCTCTCGAAGAACAATACGGTTTCTGATG ATGAATCAGACACAGATAGTGAAGAATCAGATGTGAGTGGTTCTGATGGAGAGGACACTTCATGGATATCTTGGTTTTGTAATCTAAGAGGAAACGAGTTCTTTTGtgaagttgatgatgattaCATTCAAGATGACTTCAACTTGTGTGGACTCAGCAGTCTAGTTCCCTACTACGAGTACGctcttgatttgattttggatgtTGAATCTTCTCAAG AGGAACAGAATGAATTGATCGAGTCAGCAGCTGAGATGTTGTATGGACTGATTCATGCTCGTTACATATTGACTAGCAAAGGATTGGCAGCAATG TTagacaaatacaaaaactatgACTTTGGAAGATGTCCAAGAGTTTATTGCTGTGGCCAACCTTGTCTTCCGGTTGGTCAATCAGACTTACCGCGATCTAGCACTGTGAAGATATATTGCCCGAAATGCGAAGACATTTATTACCCACGATCAAAGTATCAAGGCA ACATTGATGGAGCTTACTTTGGGACAACGTTTCCACATCTGTTCCTGATGACTTATGGGCATCTCAAGCCAGCGAAGGCAACACAAAACTATGTTCAAAGAGTGTTTGGGTTCAAATTACACAAACCGTGA
- the CKB1 gene encoding casein kinase II beta chain 1 (casein kinase II beta chain 1 (CKB1); CONTAINS InterPro DOMAIN/s: Casein kinase II, regulatory subunit, alpha-helical (InterPro:IPR016149), Casein kinase II, regulatory subunit, beta-sheet (InterPro:IPR016150), Casein kinase II, regulatory subunit (InterPro:IPR000704); BEST Arabidopsis thaliana protein match is: casein kinase II beta chain 2 (TAIR:AT4G17640.1); Has 1105 Blast hits to 1101 proteins in 227 species: Archae - 0; Bacteria - 0; Metazoa - 423; Fungi - 294; Plants - 156; Viruses - 0; Other Eukaryotes - 232 (source: NCBI BLink).): protein MYRDRGTVNSRPEVVDRKRINDALERPSPSTSRQVNGKGKGTVTAATTTANLIGKQQSNNINHRDSRSASLSKNNTVSDDTDSEESDVSGSDGEDTSWISWFCNLRGNEFFCEVDDDYIQDDFNLCGLSSLVPYYEYALDLILDVESSQGEMFTEEQNELIESAAEMLYGLIHARYILTSKGLAAMLDKYKNYDFGRCPRVYCCGQPCLPVGQSDLPRSSTVKIYCPKCEDIYYPRSKYQGSILFSTVSLLLI from the exons ATGTATAGAGACAGAGGAACGGTGAATTCGAGACCTGAAGTTGTGGATCGTAAACGGATCAACGACGCTCTTGAACGTCCTTCTCCTTCAACCTCTCGTCAAGTTAACGGCAAAGGCAAAGGAACCGTTACGGCGGCGACGACGACGGCGAACTTGATTGGGAAGCAGCAGTCGAATAACATCAACCATAGAGATTCTCGTTCTGCTTCTCTCTCGAAGAACAATACGGTTTCTGATG ACACAGATAGTGAAGAATCAGATGTGAGTGGTTCTGATGGAGAGGACACTTCATGGATATCTTGGTTTTGTAATCTAAGAGGAAACGAGTTCTTTTGtgaagttgatgatgattaCATTCAAGATGACTTCAACTTGTGTGGACTCAGCAGTCTAGTTCCCTACTACGAGTACGctcttgatttgattttggatgtTGAATCTTCTCAAG GAGAGATGTTTACAGAGGAACAGAATGAATTGATCGAGTCAGCAGCTGAGATGTTGTATGGACTGATTCATGCTCGTTACATATTGACTAGCAAAGGATTGGCAGCAATG TTagacaaatacaaaaactatgACTTTGGAAGATGTCCAAGAGTTTATTGCTGTGGCCAACCTTGTCTTCCGGTTGGTCAATCAGACTTACCGCGATCTAGCACTGTGAAGATATATTGCCCGAAATGCGAAGACATTTATTACCCACGATCAAAGTATCAAGGCAGTATCCTTTTTTCTACAGTTTCACTTCTGCTGATATAG
- the CKB1 gene encoding casein kinase II beta chain 1 (casein kinase II beta chain 1 (CKB1); CONTAINS InterPro DOMAIN/s: Casein kinase II, regulatory subunit, alpha-helical (InterPro:IPR016149), Casein kinase II, regulatory subunit, beta-sheet (InterPro:IPR016150), Casein kinase II, regulatory subunit (InterPro:IPR000704); BEST Arabidopsis thaliana protein match is: casein kinase II beta chain 2 (TAIR:AT4G17640.1); Has 35333 Blast hits to 34131 proteins in 2444 species: Archae - 798; Bacteria - 22429; Metazoa - 974; Fungi - 991; Plants - 531; Viruses - 0; Other Eukaryotes - 9610 (source: NCBI BLink).) — MYRDRGTVNSRPEVVDRKRINDALERPSPSTSRQVNGKGKGTVTAATTTANLIGKQQSNNINHRDSRSASLSKNNTVSDDESDTDSEESDVSGSDGEDTSWISWFCNLRGNEFFCEVDDDYIQDDFNLCGLSSLVPYYEYALDLILDVESSQGEMFTEEQNELIESAAEMLYGLIHARYILTSKGLAAMLDKYKNYDFGRCPRVYCCGQPCLPVGQSDLPRSSTVKIYCPKCEDIYYPRSKYQGSILFSTVSLLLI; from the exons ATGTATAGAGACAGAGGAACGGTGAATTCGAGACCTGAAGTTGTGGATCGTAAACGGATCAACGACGCTCTTGAACGTCCTTCTCCTTCAACCTCTCGTCAAGTTAACGGCAAAGGCAAAGGAACCGTTACGGCGGCGACGACGACGGCGAACTTGATTGGGAAGCAGCAGTCGAATAACATCAACCATAGAGATTCTCGTTCTGCTTCTCTCTCGAAGAACAATACGGTTTCTGATG ATGAATCAGACACAGATAGTGAAGAATCAGATGTGAGTGGTTCTGATGGAGAGGACACTTCATGGATATCTTGGTTTTGTAATCTAAGAGGAAACGAGTTCTTTTGtgaagttgatgatgattaCATTCAAGATGACTTCAACTTGTGTGGACTCAGCAGTCTAGTTCCCTACTACGAGTACGctcttgatttgattttggatgtTGAATCTTCTCAAG GAGAGATGTTTACAGAGGAACAGAATGAATTGATCGAGTCAGCAGCTGAGATGTTGTATGGACTGATTCATGCTCGTTACATATTGACTAGCAAAGGATTGGCAGCAATG TTagacaaatacaaaaactatgACTTTGGAAGATGTCCAAGAGTTTATTGCTGTGGCCAACCTTGTCTTCCGGTTGGTCAATCAGACTTACCGCGATCTAGCACTGTGAAGATATATTGCCCGAAATGCGAAGACATTTATTACCCACGATCAAAGTATCAAGGCAGTATCCTTTTTTCTACAGTTTCACTTCTGCTGATATAG
- a CDS encoding coiled-coil protein — MEEKKKTMEMEATTMKGTAAEDITERLSSLDNLYFPRAVQLTAASSDQRKSILLDLLRRDPAVFLERYGSELLVDELLEFDAMKHDYEVDWHLKNLRKKISPTSEEIKSRSVAVRNRRLAYLNKLVSEGQYFSEDAMRDREPYLHHEYVGKFQDVMGRNMARPGERWSETLMRRAEEAVLVTRIREEQQRLGVSESDWVGNEKMEESEEEEEEESEEEEEEEDEEAKNPTEASSSSLNGKEQKEKATTVLPPEEMQDMMDQFTSIMEQKFLSGEDHQHLDYAKIDNDETLDDHWLREIGRDAEDKYFDED, encoded by the exons atggaagagaagaagaagacgatggaGATGGAAGCAACAACAATGAAAGGCACGGCGGCGGAAGATATAACGGAGAGACTCTCTTCTCTCGACAATCTCTATTTTCCACGCGCCGTCCAATTAACCGCTGCATCTTCCGACCAACGCAAATCCATCCTCCTCGACCTCCTCCGTCGTGATCCCGCCGTTTTTCTAG AGAGATATGGATCGGAGCTACTAGTAGATGAATTGCTTGAGTTTGATGCTATGAAACATGACTACGAGGTTGATTGGCATTTGAAAAACCTGCGGAAGAAGATAAGTCCGACTTCAGAAGAGATTAAATCGAGGTCTGTAGCTGTGAGGAATAGGAGATTGGCTTATTTGAATAAGCTTGTATCCGAGGGACAGTATTTCTCAGAGGATGCTATGAGAGATAGAGAGCCGTATCTACATCATGAGTATGTTGGGAAGTTTCAGGATGTGATGGGAAGGAACATGGCTAGGCCTGGAGAACGTTGGTCTGAGACTTTGATGAGACGGGCTGAGGAAGCGGTGTTGGTTACTCGTATTAGAGAGGAGCAGCAGAGGTTAGGTGTTTCAGAGAGTGATTGGGTTGGTAATGAGAAGATGGaggaatcagaagaagaggaagaggaggaatcagaagaggaggaagaagaagaagatgaagaagcgaAGAATCCTACAGAAGCTAGCTCTTCAAGTCTGAATGGTAAAGAACAGAAAGAGAAGGCAACAACAGTCTTACCGCCAGAGGAGATGCAAGATATGATGGATCAGTTCACATCAATCATGGAACAGAAGTTCTTATCGGGAGAAGATCATCAACATTTGGATTACGCAAAGATAGACAATGACGAGACTCTTGATGATCATTGGCTTCGAGAGATTGGCCGTGACGCTGAAGATAAGTACTTTGATGAAGACTAA